Proteins encoded together in one Chitinophaga sp. LS1 window:
- a CDS encoding efflux RND transporter periplasmic adaptor subunit, whose translation MKPFVIYLFPVALGCMLTACGGHTPEVVKDENALSDSLVKNVQTAPATFENPSETIKLNGKIVPDETKEAKVYALVSGKIRSVNVELGDFVKQGQLLALLQSTEVAGISNDVSVAESNVALAKKNVETQKSLFEGNLATQQDYLGAQIEEKKAESELNRARSVASITGGSSSAYTLKAPISGYIIEKNISNNSEVRQDNSANLFTVADLNTVWIIANVYEADIPAIKLGDEVRVTTLANPEKDYIGKIDKVYNVLDPANRTMQVRISMQNASGELKPEMFATVKVNTKPAATSMLSIPANAVVMDNSKQYVVVKTAKGLEIREIKVIRRIDNRAFISGLQVNDQVVTSSQVFIYDALNTK comes from the coding sequence ATGAAACCTTTTGTTATATATCTCTTTCCTGTTGCACTCGGATGCATGCTTACAGCATGTGGTGGTCACACGCCTGAAGTAGTCAAAGATGAAAACGCACTGTCAGATAGCCTGGTAAAGAATGTGCAAACCGCACCAGCTACATTTGAAAATCCTTCGGAAACAATCAAACTGAATGGTAAGATCGTTCCGGACGAAACCAAAGAAGCTAAAGTATATGCGCTGGTGAGTGGTAAGATCAGATCAGTGAATGTAGAACTGGGCGATTTTGTAAAACAGGGTCAGCTCCTCGCCTTACTGCAAAGTACCGAAGTAGCAGGCATCAGCAACGATGTATCTGTGGCCGAGTCCAATGTAGCCCTGGCGAAGAAAAATGTTGAAACCCAGAAGTCTCTCTTCGAAGGTAACCTAGCTACCCAACAGGATTACCTGGGTGCACAGATCGAAGAAAAGAAAGCTGAATCTGAACTGAACCGCGCCCGCTCCGTAGCCAGCATCACCGGTGGCAGCAGCTCAGCATATACTTTGAAAGCACCGATCAGCGGTTATATAATTGAGAAAAATATTAGCAACAACTCCGAAGTTCGCCAGGACAACAGCGCGAACCTCTTCACTGTTGCCGACCTGAATACCGTTTGGATCATCGCAAATGTATACGAAGCAGATATTCCTGCTATCAAACTGGGCGACGAAGTACGTGTCACTACCCTCGCAAATCCTGAAAAGGATTACATCGGTAAAATCGACAAAGTATACAATGTACTGGATCCTGCCAACCGTACCATGCAGGTGCGTATCAGCATGCAGAATGCAAGTGGAGAACTGAAACCAGAGATGTTTGCCACTGTAAAAGTAAATACCAAACCAGCCGCTACCAGCATGCTGAGCATCCCTGCCAATGCTGTGGTGATGGACAACAGCAAGCAGTATGTAGTAGTAAAAACAGCCAAAGGTCTTGAAATCCGTGAGATCAAAGTGATTCGACGTATCGACAACAGGGCGTTCATCTCTGGTCTGCAGGTAAATGACCAGGTAGTGACCAGCTCACAGGTATTTATTTATGATGCCCTTAATACAAAATAA